Proteins encoded by one window of Vitis riparia cultivar Riparia Gloire de Montpellier isolate 1030 chromosome 11, EGFV_Vit.rip_1.0, whole genome shotgun sequence:
- the LOC117924682 gene encoding uncharacterized protein LOC117924682, giving the protein MGEPSFFDGMIRQLRAKCKYYTGYPKDLGPSRVIHFTSERQFVQLLHEGHPVVVAFTIRCNYTNNLDKVLEEAAVEFYPQVKFMRVECPKYPGFCITRQRKEYPFIEIFHSPEQASNQGRVADPNITKYSVKVLPFTYDLSAYGFREFFKRHGIK; this is encoded by the exons ATGGGGGAGCCATCATTTTTTGATGGAATGATCAGACAACTTCGAGCAAAATGCAA gtACTACACTGGTTATCCAAAGGATCTTGGACCATCACGGGTTATTCATTTTACCTCTGAACGCCAGTTTGTCCAGCTCCTTCATGAAGGTCACCCTGTGGTTGTTGCATTCACCATAAG GTGTAATTACACAAATAATCTTGACAAAGTATTGGAGGAAGCTGCAGTAGAGTTTTATCCACAAGTAAAATTTATGCGA GTTGAATGTCCAAAATATCCTGGCTTCTGTATAACAAGGCAGCGGAAAGAATATCCATTCATTGAAATATTTCATAGTCCTGAACAG GCTTCTAACCAAGGAAGGGTGGCTGATCCTAATATTACAAAGTACTCTGTGAAAGTTTTACCT TTCACTTATGACCTTAGTGCATATGGATTTAGAGAATTTTTCAAGCGCCATGGAATAAAGTAA